In one window of Syngnathus scovelli strain Florida chromosome 22, RoL_Ssco_1.2, whole genome shotgun sequence DNA:
- the LOC125992409 gene encoding small ribosomal subunit protein eS21-like isoform X4, with protein MQNDAGEFVDLYVPRKCSASNRIIGAKDHASVQINIAEVDNVTGRFNSQFKTYAICGAIRRMGESDDSILRLAKNDGVVAKNI; from the exons atgcagaatgacgctggtgaatttgtggacctctacgtccctcgtaaatg ctctgcgagcaaccggatcatcggagccaaggaccacgcttccgtgcagatcaacatagcagag gtggacaatgtcacgggtcgtttcaacagtcagttcaagacctatgccatctgtggcgccatccgcagaatg ggggagtctgatgattccatcctcaggctggcaaagaatgatggtgttgttgccaa gaacatctga
- the LOC125992409 gene encoding small ribosomal subunit protein eS21-like isoform X3, producing the protein MTQQWWASSKTTMTQHTERSSASNRIIGAKDHASVQINIAEVDNVTGRFNSQFKTYAICGAIRRMGESDDSILRLAKNDGVVAKNI; encoded by the exons atgacacaacagtggtgggcctcatcaaagacaacgatgactcagcatacagagaggag ctctgcgagcaaccggatcatcggagccaaggaccacgcttccgtgcagatcaacatagcagag gtggacaatgtcacgggtcgtttcaacagtcagttcaagacctatgccatctgtggcgccatccgcagaatg ggggagtctgatgattccatcctcaggctggcaaagaatgatggtgttgttgccaa gaacatctga
- the LOC125992409 gene encoding small ribosomal subunit protein eS21-like isoform X1 yields the protein MNGSIGVCSEIVDIKYSLQLCFADDLLINMQNDAGEFVDLYVPRKCSASNRIIGAKDHASVQINIAEVDNVTGRFNSQFKTYAICGAIRRMGESDDSILRLAKNDGVVAKNI from the exons atgaatggaagtattggagtgtgtagtgaaattgttgacataaaatattctctgcagctttgctttgcagacgacctgctaatcaacatgcagaatgacgctggtgaatttgtggacctctacgtccctcgtaaatg ctctgcgagcaaccggatcatcggagccaaggaccacgcttccgtgcagatcaacatagcagag gtggacaatgtcacgggtcgtttcaacagtcagttcaagacctatgccatctgtggcgccatccgcagaatg ggggagtctgatgattccatcctcaggctggcaaagaatgatggtgttgttgccaa gaacatctga
- the LOC125992409 gene encoding small ribosomal subunit protein eS21-like isoform X2 produces MNGSIGVCSEIVDIKYSLQLCFADDLLINMQNDAGEFVDLYVPRKCSASNRIIGAKDHASVQINIAEVDNVTGRFNSQFKTYAICGAIRRMGESDDSILRLAKNDGVVAK; encoded by the exons atgaatggaagtattggagtgtgtagtgaaattgttgacataaaatattctctgcagctttgctttgcagacgacctgctaatcaacatgcagaatgacgctggtgaatttgtggacctctacgtccctcgtaaatg ctctgcgagcaaccggatcatcggagccaaggaccacgcttccgtgcagatcaacatagcagag gtggacaatgtcacgggtcgtttcaacagtcagttcaagacctatgccatctgtggcgccatccgcagaatg ggggagtctgatgattccatcctcaggctggcaaagaatgatggtgttgttgccaagtaa